The following proteins are co-located in the Canis aureus isolate CA01 chromosome X, VMU_Caureus_v.1.0, whole genome shotgun sequence genome:
- the LOC144308565 gene encoding integrator complex subunit 6-like isoform X4, with protein MPILLFLIDTSASMNQRTDLGTSYLDIAKGAVELFLKLRSRDPASRGDRYMLVTYDEPPYCIKAGWKENHATFMSELKNLQASGLTTLGQALRSSFDLLNLNRLISGIDNYGQGRNPFFLEPSILITITDGNKLTSTAGVQEELHLPLNSPLPGSELTKEPFRWDQRLFALVLRLPGLASTEPEQLGSVPTDESAITQMCEVTGGRSYCVRTQRMLNQCLESLVQKIQSGVVINFEKTGPDPLPVGEDGLMDSSRPSNSFAAQPWHSCHKLIYVRPNSKTGVPVGHWPIPESFWPDQNLPSLPPRTSHPVVRFSCVDCEPMVIDKLPFDKYELEPSPLTQYILERKSPHTCWQVFVTSSGKYNELGYPFGYLKASTTLTCVNLFVMPYNYPVLLPLLDDLFKVHKLKPNLKWRQAFDSYLKTLPPYYLLPLKKALRMMGAPNLISDNLDCGLSYSVISYLKKLSQQTKLESERILASVGKKPPQEIGIRVKNHSGGGVSLTHSKNFRKLLKEIIGETAPRLAELNTKEFAGFQVGLLNKDLKPQTYRNAYDIPRRGLLDQLTRMRSNLLKTHKFIVGQDEDSLHSVPVAQMGNYQEYLKTLASPLREIDPDQPKRLHTFGNPFKQDKKGMMIDEADEFVAGPQNKVKRPGEATSPLSSKRRRNVTVIPEVHEEKMENGQISPDGFLSKSAPPELMNMAGDGIPHNQMDSLSDDFTTLRKDGLIPKPGTNTLLGGSKKCSVSVEDQKVSVTSPLGTVPNTLQITPAMAQGINADIKHQLMKEVRKFGRKYERIFILLEEVQGPLSVKKQFVEFTIKEAARFKRRVLIQYLEKVLEKIDSHHHHLNNVNHINNRSSC; from the exons GCTGGTTGGAAGGAAAATCACGCAACATTCATGAGTGAACTAAAAAATCTTCAGGCTTCTGGACTGACTACTCTTGGTCAGGCTCTAAGATCCTCATTTGATTTGTTAAATCTCAATAGATTAATATCTGGAATAGACAATTATGGACAg GGgagaaatccattttttttagAACCATCTATTTTAATTACCATCACAGATGGAAACAAGTTAACAAGTACTGCTGGTGTTCAAGAAGAg CTTCATCTTCCTTTGAATTCTCCTCTGCCCGGAAGTGAACTAACCAAAGAACCTTTTCGTTGGGATCAAAGGTTATTTGCCCTGGTGCTACGTTTGCCTGGATTGGCTTCTACAGAACCAGAGCAACTAGGGAGTGTACCAACTGATGAGTCTGCCATCACACAGATGTGTGAAGTCACAGGAG GTCGCTCCTACTGTGTTAGAACACAAAGGATGTTGAATCAGTGTTTAGAGTCTCTAGTTCAGAAAATTCAGAGTGGTGTAGTTATTAACTTTGAAAAAACGGGACCAGATCCACTTCCTGTTGGAGAAG ATGGACTTATGGATTCATCCAGGCCAAGCAATTCATTTGCTGCTCAACCATGGCATAGTTGTCATAAGCTCATTTATGTACGACCTAACTCTAAGACTGGTGTTCCTGTTGGACATTGGCCAATTCCAGAATCTTTCTGGCCAGATCAGAATTTACCTTCACTA CCTCCACGAACATCTCATCCTGTTGTGAGGTTCTCCTGCGTAGATTGTGAGCCAATGGTAATAGATAAACTTCCTTTTGACAAATATGAACTTGAACCTTCCCCCTTAACTCAGTACATCCTGGAACGAAAGTCTCCCCATACCTGCTGGCAG GTATTTGTTACTAGCAGTGGAAAATACAATGAACTTGGTTATCCATTTGGTTATTTAAAAGCCAGTACAACTTTAACTTGTGTGAACCTCTTTGTGATGCCGTACAACTACCCGGTTTTGCTCCCTCTTTTAG atGACTTGTTTAAAGTTCACAAGCTTAAGCCAAATCTGAAGTGGCGACAGGCTTTTGACAGCTACTTAAAAACTCTGCCTCCGTACTACTTATTA CCATTAAAGAAAGCACTAAGGATGATGGGAGCTCCAAATCTGATATCAGATAATTTAGATTGTGGACTTAGTTACAGTGTTATCTCTTACCTTAAAAAACTCAGCCAACAG ACCAAACTAGAGTCAGAACGGATACTAGCATCTGTGGGGAAGAAACCTCCCCAGGAAATTGGAATCAGAGTGAAAAACCATTCTGGAGGTGGCGTGTCCTTGACTCAcagtaaaaattttagaaaactcttGAAAGAAATCATAGGGGAAACTGCACCAAGACTGGCAGAATTGAATACCAAAGAATTTGCTGGCTTCCAAGTAGGGCTCTTAAACAAG GATTTGAAACCCCAGACGTACAGAAATGCTTATGACATTCCGCGTAGAGGTCTCTTAGACCAGTTGACCAGAATGAGATCCAATCTGCTGAAGACACACAAGTTTATTGTGGGACAAGATGAAG ATTCCCTTCATAGCGTTCCGGTCGCACAAATGGGTAACTATCAGGAATATCTGAAGACATTGGCTTCTCCTCTTCGGGAGATTGATCCAGATCAACCAAAAAGACTGCATACTTTTGGCAATCCGTTCAAACAAGATAAGAAG GGAATGATGATTGATGAAGCAGATGAGTTCGTAGCAGGGCCACAAAACAAAGTGAAGCGTCCTGGAGAAGCCACCAGTCCTCTGTCATCTAAAAGAAGGCGGA ATGTTACTGTCATTCCTGAGGTCCATGAGGAGAAGATGGAAAATGGTCAGATCTCCCCTGATGGCTTCTTGTCAAAATCTGCTCCACCAGAGCTTATGAATATGGCGGGAGATGGCATTCCCCACAACCAAATGGATTCTCTGTCAGATGACTTCACTACCCTAAGGAAAGATGGCCTGATTCCCAAACCTGGTACTAACACACTTCTAGGAGGAAGCAAAAAGTGCAGTGTCTCTGTCGAGGATCAGAAAGTCTCAGTGACATCTCCTCTGGGAACTGTACCAAACACATTGCAAATCACTCCTGCCATGGCGCAAGGAATCAATGCTGATATAAAACATCAGTTAATGAAGGAAGTTCGAAAGTTTGGAAGAA AGTATGAAAGGATTTTCATTTTGCTTGAAGAAGTGCAAGGGCCTCTTTCAGTCAAGAAACAATTTGTTGAATTTACCATCAAAGAAGCTGCAAG gtttaaaaGACGAGTCTTAATTCAGTATCTTGAGAAGGTCCTAGAAAAAATAgactcccaccaccaccacctcaacAACGTTAATCACATCAACAACAGATCATCATGTTAA
- the LOC144308565 gene encoding integrator complex subunit 6-like isoform X6, which translates to MPILLFLIDTSASMNQRTDLGTSYLDIAKGAVELFLKLRSRDPASRGDRYMLVTYDEPPYCIKAGWKENHATFMSELKNLQASGLTTLGQALRSSFDLLNLNRLISGIDNYGQGRNPFFLEPSILITITDGNKLTSTAGVQEELHLPLNSPLPGSELTKEPFRWDQRLFALVLRLPGLASTEPEQLGSVPTDESAITQMCEVTGGRSYCVRTQRMLNQCLESLVQKIQSGVVINFEKTGPDPLPVGEDGLMDSSRPSNSFAAQPWHSCHKLIYVRPNSKTGVPVGHWPIPESFWPDQNLPSLPPRTSHPVVRFSCVDCEPMVIDKLPFDKYELEPSPLTQYILERKSPHTCWQVFVTSSGKYNELGYPFGYLKASTTLTCVNLFVMPYNYPVLLPLLDDLFKVHKLKPNLKWRQAFDSYLKTLPPYYLLPLKKALRMMGAPNLISDNLDCGLSYSVISYLKKLSQQTKLESERILASVGKKPPQEIGIRVKNHSGGGVSLTHSKNFRKLLKEIIGETAPRLAELNTKEFAGFQVGLLNKDLKPQTYRNAYDIPRRGLLDQLTRMRSNLLKTHKFIVGQDEDSLHSVPVAQMGNYQEYLKTLASPLREIDPDQPKRLHTFGNPFKQDKKGMMIDEADEFVAGPQNKVKRPGEATSPLSSKRRRSMSLLLRKPQTPPTMLLSFLRSMRRRWKMVRSPLMASCQNLLHQSL; encoded by the exons GCTGGTTGGAAGGAAAATCACGCAACATTCATGAGTGAACTAAAAAATCTTCAGGCTTCTGGACTGACTACTCTTGGTCAGGCTCTAAGATCCTCATTTGATTTGTTAAATCTCAATAGATTAATATCTGGAATAGACAATTATGGACAg GGgagaaatccattttttttagAACCATCTATTTTAATTACCATCACAGATGGAAACAAGTTAACAAGTACTGCTGGTGTTCAAGAAGAg CTTCATCTTCCTTTGAATTCTCCTCTGCCCGGAAGTGAACTAACCAAAGAACCTTTTCGTTGGGATCAAAGGTTATTTGCCCTGGTGCTACGTTTGCCTGGATTGGCTTCTACAGAACCAGAGCAACTAGGGAGTGTACCAACTGATGAGTCTGCCATCACACAGATGTGTGAAGTCACAGGAG GTCGCTCCTACTGTGTTAGAACACAAAGGATGTTGAATCAGTGTTTAGAGTCTCTAGTTCAGAAAATTCAGAGTGGTGTAGTTATTAACTTTGAAAAAACGGGACCAGATCCACTTCCTGTTGGAGAAG ATGGACTTATGGATTCATCCAGGCCAAGCAATTCATTTGCTGCTCAACCATGGCATAGTTGTCATAAGCTCATTTATGTACGACCTAACTCTAAGACTGGTGTTCCTGTTGGACATTGGCCAATTCCAGAATCTTTCTGGCCAGATCAGAATTTACCTTCACTA CCTCCACGAACATCTCATCCTGTTGTGAGGTTCTCCTGCGTAGATTGTGAGCCAATGGTAATAGATAAACTTCCTTTTGACAAATATGAACTTGAACCTTCCCCCTTAACTCAGTACATCCTGGAACGAAAGTCTCCCCATACCTGCTGGCAG GTATTTGTTACTAGCAGTGGAAAATACAATGAACTTGGTTATCCATTTGGTTATTTAAAAGCCAGTACAACTTTAACTTGTGTGAACCTCTTTGTGATGCCGTACAACTACCCGGTTTTGCTCCCTCTTTTAG atGACTTGTTTAAAGTTCACAAGCTTAAGCCAAATCTGAAGTGGCGACAGGCTTTTGACAGCTACTTAAAAACTCTGCCTCCGTACTACTTATTA CCATTAAAGAAAGCACTAAGGATGATGGGAGCTCCAAATCTGATATCAGATAATTTAGATTGTGGACTTAGTTACAGTGTTATCTCTTACCTTAAAAAACTCAGCCAACAG ACCAAACTAGAGTCAGAACGGATACTAGCATCTGTGGGGAAGAAACCTCCCCAGGAAATTGGAATCAGAGTGAAAAACCATTCTGGAGGTGGCGTGTCCTTGACTCAcagtaaaaattttagaaaactcttGAAAGAAATCATAGGGGAAACTGCACCAAGACTGGCAGAATTGAATACCAAAGAATTTGCTGGCTTCCAAGTAGGGCTCTTAAACAAG GATTTGAAACCCCAGACGTACAGAAATGCTTATGACATTCCGCGTAGAGGTCTCTTAGACCAGTTGACCAGAATGAGATCCAATCTGCTGAAGACACACAAGTTTATTGTGGGACAAGATGAAG ATTCCCTTCATAGCGTTCCGGTCGCACAAATGGGTAACTATCAGGAATATCTGAAGACATTGGCTTCTCCTCTTCGGGAGATTGATCCAGATCAACCAAAAAGACTGCATACTTTTGGCAATCCGTTCAAACAAGATAAGAAG GGAATGATGATTGATGAAGCAGATGAGTTCGTAGCAGGGCCACAAAACAAAGTGAAGCGTCCTGGAGAAGCCACCAGTCCTCTGTCATCTAAAAGAAGGCGGAGTATGTCCCTGCTGTTGAGGAAACCACAAACACCACCTACT ATGTTACTGTCATTCCTGAGGTCCATGAGGAGAAGATGGAAAATGGTCAGATCTCCCCTGATGGCTTCTTGTCAAAATCTGCTCCACCAGAGCTTATGA